From the Endozoicomonas sp. Mp262 genome, the window GCAATACCAATTTTTCCAAATGTTCCGGTGTAAATGGGGAGTGTTTTTAAGGGGTCAGTGACACCTTCTGGAGCGGCAGTGAATGTCGCAATCCAGCCACCGATGATAAAAGAAGCTGCTGAAGTTAAAAACCATGCACCCATAATAAAGCCTGTTAGCCTCTGTGGTACCAGTGCCGCAACCATTGCCAGGCCAAGACCGGAAATCATTAGCTCACCAATGGATTGAAACATGTAGATAAAGACTAGCCACCAGGCGCTCACCATTCCGGTTGGAGTATGGAAAAAGGTAGGTAAGTAGGCAAGCCAGAAGCCAGCGGCACATAGAAACATGCCGATGGTGAATTTAGTGGGCATGGTCAGGTTATCGCCCACTTTGTTGTATAATGCTGCCAGTAATGGACTGCACAGAACAATCCAGAAAGGATTAAGTAGTGTATAGATTGCTTTCGAATAATTTAACCATCCAGTCGGACAGTATTAGAAAATGAGATCATATACTCCTCTCCAAATGAAAAAAGCACCCGTTCAACTTCTTTTTCAAATTCCGCAAAGCTCTTGATTGACAAGAGGTTGAGCCATTCATACTTTATTTTCCTCCACAGGATTTCAATCAGGTTGAGCTCAGGTGAATATGTTGGCAGAAAGCAGACCAGCAATTTCTTTTCAATCATCCAGTCATCAATTCTGGCACAAAACTTTTTGCTGGTGTGAATGCTGGCATTATCCACCATAACTACCGTGTAACGATCATTTGAGCTGTATTTTTCATCTGCCATTTTCTCTGCAAAGTCATCAAAGGCCGCAATCACCGTATCGCTATTCACTGAACCCACAACAGGATAATGAAATAGCTCACAGCTTCGGTTCATAAACCCCAGTACGTTGATGCGTTTACTTTTGACTGA encodes:
- a CDS encoding oligopeptide:H+ symporter, whose protein sequence is MYTLLNPFWIVLCSPLLAALYNKVGDNLTMPTKFTIGMFLCAAGFWLAYLPTFFHTPTGMVSAWWLVFIYMFQSIGELMISGLGLAMVAALVPQRLTGFIMGAWFLTSAASFIIGGWIATFTAAPEGVTDPLKTLPIYTGTFGKIGIATTIVAVLMLITIPKLNQMMSGKDKDGEMKLAHV
- a CDS encoding IS630 family transposase; amino-acid sequence: MVYKRLRKSCKHKRDEEQFHDCKTALKDAQEAESKGLINLFYFDESGFTQEPCVPYGWQEKGKQLRIPSVKSKRINVLGFMNRSCELFHYPVVGSVNSDTVIAAFDDFAEKMADEKYSSNDRYTVVMVDNASIHTSKKFCARIDDWMIEKKLLVCFLPTYSPELNLIEILWRKIKYEWLNLLSIKSFAEFEKEVERVLFSFGEEYMISFSNTVRLDG